CGTCAAACTGTTTAAGTTTACTGAGAGCCTCCATCTTCACTACCCCGCAAACAGCGCAACACAACCACTTCCTCCTTTACATACTTCCGGATAGTTCACGGTTCtctttgcaatttgattggctgtGACCAGCCAGTCTCCAGTGACGCAATACAGAGGAGGCAGAGCTGCATTCTGGGAGTTGGAGTCCATCAGAATCAGGGTCCTGTTCTAGAAACCTTGCCTAAGAAGAATGCTCTTAATTTGAATTACCGCAGACCCAGGCTGTTCTCTTTCAAACACAGGCAGCAAGAAGATAGCTAGCTCGGTCTCGTCTCGTTTAAATTCATACAGAAAACACCTGAAGCAATCAAATCAAACCTTTACTTATCCAGAGGAGTCGCTGGAGAACATATTGCCATTCACAATGAGGACCTGGCACGCAAGACAGTGTCGTGTCGTGTCATGCAGTAGAACACGTTCTGGCTGTTTGCCAGAAACCtttagaaatgttatttttactgCTGGGATTGACGCTGTAGTGTAATTATCCTGTCAGAACCTTgactacaacaacaaaaactaattattaaaaaaaaaaaacagaagtgtaaGTTTTTTCATCTTGAGTCATTTTTAAAAGTCAATGTAtaattgcacttcacttcaaatattaaataaataaatacatcaaataaaactAACCAGAAAAATATCTCAAAAGTAAAGATTTACCTGTAAGCATTTTAACCACTGCAACgccatggctggtttcacagaccctggctGGATGTCATCTGggattactttacctaaattaacacCGTATTCCAGGGTCAGTgtgaatcagggtctgtgaaaccagccgcacATCTTTTCCATGACTGTCGATTGTTGAAGCACATGCTGTGGAAGGTGTAGGGTTGCTTGGTAAATTCACCCCCCTTCACACCCTTTATAGTATGTTATTTAGAACATACAGAAATGAAACTTGAGAGTTACGATCTCTGCTACAGCAGTGCAGGTGCATTAGATTGGTGTAATGCATTTTCACAAAcacttttacatttttctttcaaaGCTGATGGGAGTTTACTAAGCCACACGTGTAACAATTAAAGAGCAggagatatatatttttagcttTAGATGAACAAAGTTTGTTCCCCCCTCAGCATTTTCTTATCGTTTAATACATTTCTTCATCCCCTCTTTGTAAATCAATATTTGAAATCTGTCAATTTCACAAGCAGATTCGTGCTGCTTGTTTCGTAGGGCTGTTCTGGAGTGAGTTCAGCAAACACGTTGGCCATGTGAACTACAGGAGGCCAGTGCAGCCTGCTTCTCTTACTGCTGTGCCACTGCAACTGGAAATAACAAGTCTCTACACTGCACAGTCTGCTTCTCTTACTGCTGTGCCACTGCAACTGGAAATAACAAGTCTCTACACTGCACAGTCCGCTTCTCTTACTGCTGCGCCACTGCAACTGGAAATAACAAGTCTCTACACTGCACAGTCCGCTTCTCTTACTGCTGTGCCACTACAACTGGACATAACAAGTCTCTACACTGCACAGTCCGCTTCTCTTACTGCTGTGCCACTGCAACTGGAAATAACAAGTCTCTAAACAGAAAGAACAACAAGAGGGAGCACAAGGAAGCGGACCATAGGTGCGTTTACAACAgaagctacattattattattattataataaagaaatgttattaaatgtacaGAATAGCCTGCCTGGTAATATAGTAAGATTCAAAACACtgagaacatttaaaaagaaaaaaagaaaaaatgttgtgCTTTCAAATTAATATCCAATTGAGTTAGCACCCCGCCCCACAAACTTTTCTTGTGCTTTACAGGAACAGTGTCTTATTCAGGAACACCCACAGAAAATGAACGTGTCAGTCCGTTAGGATTGCTTTTGCATTTTATTGTGCACAtcagtttatttctttttttaaatatttacacaaaAAGTGTACAGAACCTTTAAGATACAGCAACCACAGCTCACATCAGTGGACAGATGAATTGAGATTACTGCGTTACCCGGCAGTAGCTGGAGCAGTCATCTTCCCAAAATAACGAATGCAAAACATTTCATATGGATTCCTTTTTTCTTAAAAGACGTTACTGTTATTTGACAGTAAAACATATGTTCTTTAACCAAGGCGTGTGTCTGTTTGTCACGGGGATGTGTAGCAGCAACAGAGGGGAAAGGCCGTTGCCTTGAAAACACATGCAGACAAAACTACCTTCCACTACTGatttttactttgtttgtttggaaaattaaaaaaaaaaaaaaaaaaatgtttgaaccCCCGCGCTTTTAACTGGAAATGTGCTCCGTCTGATCTGGAGTAAGGGGAAGCAGCTTGGAGGGTGCAGGTTACTTAGGGGGCCTGTAGGCAATCTTTCTGCTCTTCAACACTGACCATCTGTGTCTCTTCAGATAGTACACCAGGGGCACGAGGATAGCGGAACCCATGATCAGCTGAAAAAGGAACAACACCATCTTTATGTTAAACACAGCGGTAACACAACAAGATGCATGAGTGGCTTCTGAACCAGCACACTTTCTGCTAAAGCACGACAGGCAGTCTAAATGCATGAACTGCTGAGCCCCGAACCCAGGTAAACACGgccctcggggggggggggggggtcacacctATCTTGCTCTTGTTTTGCACAGAAGTACAAGAAGATATTGCTCTTGATTTTTAGAGGCAAACCGTTTACCTTCAGCCCCATGCGCTTGCGCTGGTCGTGTTCGGGCTCTGCAGCCCAGCGCAGGAAAGTACACACGTCTTTAGCTACTTGACTCATGGTAGCTGGGGTACCTGCGAGgggaaacaataaataaataaattgaaccaATGCAGAACTGCAGTACAAAACATGACCACCTCTGCAAGTCAACCAGTATCACATTAATACTTCACTGATCAGTATCAAAACTGTAAACTCCTTCACTTAACTCATGCAGTATTTCTGTAcagcaatgaaaataaataaatacatggatttAACTGGCAGGAGTCTGTTCTGTGTAATATGGAACACAGTTTGTTAGGATGATGCGTCTTTAATGACAAGGGCGTTATGCTACAGTACAAAGCGTGGAGCCCCTTCACTGCTTCAGGACGGCTGGAGCTGATGAAGTACGTATAAAAATCTATAAAGATCTACATTACATGCCAACCCTCCTAGTCATCTGCgttaggaaaaaacaaacaagaaaggaTTCACGaatgaaaacatttcaaatggGTGGAGTGGAGGACCTGGGCAGACCTGAAGGCTGTGGAGCCTCCCAGTTTATTGTTTAACGGACTGGGTGTCTCACCATCATCATACTCCAAGACCTCGTTGTAAATGGGGGGCGCCATTCCGATGGCCTGTCCCGGGAAGTAGGGGTTGTAGTAGACGCCCTCCAGGAGAGACACTCCCGCTGGGGGGTCGCAGTACCCAGTCAGCAAGGAGAAGACATAATCCTCACCGCCGTGCCTGCAGGGGCAAAGAGGAGAGGGCATTTtaaaccagaaatgaacacacaattaTTCCCCACCTGTACGTCTGTTTTAAATCTCCTGGTTTCCCAAGGAAGTGCCCAAACACTTTCCATCAAGACATTGTGTCAATTCCAGCAATACGGAGTCACCAAACCCAATCACGATACAGATACAGACTGAAGGACAgtgatgggaatgagactcccagagcatagcagtttcacccattccaggttttactctgAGCTTGATTAagcagtgtagaggtaacaagctcaggtgtgtcgtcttaaactcatagtaaaaccaggaatggatcaaactgctatgcaatgggagtctaacTTCCTGCTGAAGGGTCTCAGATGTAAAAGTACATCAGCCAACATTGTCTACAAACACAGTTAAACACATACAGGTGAGAGCAGTCTGACTGTATCAAGCCATTTCGAGACCAAAATGTGCCCAATACCACCATGCACTCCATCTAGGATAACGGATATCCGACAGCTGTACATGAATCTGCCCCGAGGGGAAATACATCTCTAGTAAAAACAGTAAAAGTGACCTGGCATTGACGATGTAGCTGAGATCAGGAGGCAGAGCTCCATTGTTGGCTGCTCTGGCAGCCTCGGGGTTGGGGTACGGTTTGGGGAAATAATCAGAAAGCTTGCCAGGACGGGTGAACATCTCTCCATTGTCGTCGGGACCGTCCACGACTTCAACCTGCAAACCGAATCAGCAGCGTTCAAACAAACAGGTACAAACAGATCCCACAACACTGAAACAAAGACACGGGCTCTGGAACACCATCACATATACACAGATCTAGCAGTAGAGGTCTGGCTTTACGAGTTTAAGATAAACCGATCCGAGTTTATTTCATCTTCTAAAAATGACAATAGCAATTCAATTTGTTAAAATCGCCCTGCTTGCACTCCTCTTCCAGAGTCAGCTGGCACTAAGCAGtgtctaattaaacaataaaacacagccaTGTGGAATTACCAGGGATTAAAGACAGCTTTGATAATGGGTTAGTGGGTAATCGCAGGCCTATTACACCAAGGCAGTACGCAATGATTATCTTAAAAAGGTGTGTGTCTTGCACGCAGAGTGAAaaactatgaaataacacattaaatgtatctaataaaataaaaaaaaaacacacacacatccaatGAATACTCAAGATTCTGGTTTACGAAATTTCAAACAAATCTAAACAGAGTGCCACACAATGCTTTTTTGTCATGAAGCAGGTGCCAAAGATCACACTTGTTTTTCAACCAGTTTTAAAAGCAGGTCTACTGAAAATCCATCTGAACAGCGTACCTCTTCAGCCAGAGCC
The Acipenser ruthenus chromosome 18, fAciRut3.2 maternal haplotype, whole genome shotgun sequence DNA segment above includes these coding regions:
- the LOC117417728 gene encoding cytochrome c1, heme protein, mitochondrial-like → MAALRAVLLSGCGRSLLGTPKTSHTSRASMSFASLSRGRKVALSTLGVLAAGGASLALALHHSVKASELELHPPNYPWSHGGMLSSLDHASVRRGYQVYKQVCAACHSMEYLAFRNLVGVSHTEAEVKALAEEVEVVDGPDDNGEMFTRPGKLSDYFPKPYPNPEAARAANNGALPPDLSYIVNARHGGEDYVFSLLTGYCDPPAGVSLLEGVYYNPYFPGQAIGMAPPIYNEVLEYDDGTPATMSQVAKDVCTFLRWAAEPEHDQRKRMGLKLIMGSAILVPLVYYLKRHRWSVLKSRKIAYRPPK